A section of the Rossellomorea marisflavi genome encodes:
- a CDS encoding 5-bromo-4-chloroindolyl phosphate hydrolysis family protein: protein MNTFLQVLTRSGIGWSAGAAGFFTYLLAFDLGFFISVPAAVGTSFLAFYTTKQIQKQLWLKKNGITRREYLFITRNLKEAKIKINRLQRQQLKVRSLGAFRQILELNRLSKRIYQLAKREPRRFFKAESFFYYHLDSVVEITEKYTFLASQPGKDKEAFRSLQQTKTTLDELSLSLEQDLRKVLADDMDTLHFELDFAKKRLEEQKTIK from the coding sequence ATGAATACATTTCTACAAGTCTTGACGAGATCAGGAATCGGGTGGAGTGCGGGAGCAGCCGGATTCTTCACCTATCTACTGGCATTCGACCTGGGGTTTTTCATATCCGTCCCTGCAGCCGTCGGCACCAGCTTTCTCGCCTTCTACACCACGAAGCAGATCCAGAAGCAACTGTGGCTTAAGAAGAACGGCATCACCCGCAGGGAATATCTCTTCATCACCAGGAACCTAAAAGAAGCTAAAATTAAAATAAACAGATTGCAAAGGCAGCAGCTCAAGGTCAGATCACTTGGGGCCTTCAGGCAGATCCTTGAGTTGAATCGATTGAGCAAGAGGATCTACCAGCTTGCCAAACGGGAGCCCCGGCGGTTCTTCAAGGCAGAGTCGTTCTTCTACTATCACCTTGATTCCGTTGTTGAAATCACTGAAAAGTATACGTTTCTTGCGTCCCAACCCGGGAAAGACAAGGAGGCATTCAGATCCCTTCAACAGACGAAGACGACACTCGATGAACTCTCCCTTTCATTGGAGCAGGATCTGCGCAAGGTCCTCGCTGATGATATGGACACCCTTCACTTTGAGTTGGATTTTGCAAAAAAAAGATTGGAAGAACAAAAAACGATAAAATGA
- a CDS encoding gamma-glutamylcyclotransferase has protein sequence MLIFVYGNLRKHECHHSLLQNPRTISLQAYVDGVLIESLDGQPVMTAGNEKVYGELYEVDRSIIDQLERMKEVIPAKAIQTEATVVTDHGSHVATVFAAASEDAQGSVIPSGDWKVKTFLENRPSETLYFAYGSCMDQERFKKAGVHIHFQDCLGAGIVQDFRMDYSFVVGDGGRGDITEVPGEVMEGVVYRVNQEAVDYLFEREGVLPGWYRPAFLDVTIEGRVYKDVLTFIVKRKSPETLPPEHYALEILRGSHPYVSEEYHRKLQDQLLRLGMDEERIRAMLHQVHALDRDPA, from the coding sequence ATGCTTATATTCGTTTATGGGAATTTGAGAAAGCATGAATGCCATCATTCACTTTTACAAAACCCCCGAACCATTTCACTCCAAGCGTACGTGGACGGGGTGCTCATTGAGTCATTAGACGGGCAGCCTGTCATGACCGCTGGGAATGAGAAGGTATACGGTGAATTGTATGAGGTCGATCGTTCCATAATCGACCAGCTTGAAAGAATGAAAGAAGTGATCCCGGCCAAGGCAATACAGACGGAAGCGACGGTAGTCACCGATCACGGAAGCCATGTGGCTACCGTATTTGCTGCAGCATCTGAAGACGCACAAGGTTCAGTGATTCCTTCGGGTGACTGGAAAGTGAAGACTTTCCTCGAAAACAGACCGTCTGAAACCCTGTACTTCGCCTACGGATCCTGCATGGATCAGGAACGTTTCAAAAAAGCAGGGGTCCATATCCACTTTCAGGACTGTCTCGGGGCAGGAATCGTACAAGATTTCCGAATGGACTACTCTTTCGTCGTGGGTGATGGAGGCAGGGGGGATATCACGGAAGTTCCTGGAGAGGTCATGGAAGGCGTGGTCTACCGGGTCAATCAGGAAGCAGTCGATTACCTGTTCGAAAGGGAAGGGGTACTCCCCGGTTGGTATCGGCCTGCGTTTCTTGATGTGACGATCGAAGGAAGGGTGTATAAGGACGTCTTGACATTCATCGTAAAACGGAAATCACCTGAAACCCTGCCGCCTGAACATTATGCCCTTGAAATACTGAGAGGGAGCCACCCTTATGTGAGTGAGGAATATCATCGTAAACTGCAAGATCAGCTCTTGAGACTCGGAATGGATGAAGAACGGATTCGTGCCATGCTTCATCAGGTCCATGCGTTGGACCGGGATCCTGCCTGA
- the sda gene encoding sporulation histidine kinase inhibitor Sda, giving the protein MKILSNEQLVAAYRNAEKQGNDQDWIMLLKKEIRNRGLRPFRKS; this is encoded by the coding sequence ATGAAAATTTTAAGTAATGAACAGTTGGTCGCAGCGTATCGGAATGCTGAAAAGCAGGGGAATGATCAGGATTGGATTATGCTCCTGAAGAAAGAAATTCGAAACCGTGGACTGAGGCCTTTTAGGAAATCGTGA
- the yidC gene encoding membrane protein insertase YidC: MKKLTISLLVLITAITLGGCQSATTDGAFFHDYFVNPFAYLIHEIGTFLGGNFGLALIVITILIRLILLPFMLRTYKNQQEMKVKMDVMKPEMTAIQKKIKETKNKEEQQKLQQEMMQLYQKHGVNPLNMGCLPLIIQTPILIGLYYAIRSSTEIADHSFLWFNLGEPNIAMAVIAGIVYLIQSRVTLIGMTPEQQKQMKILGLLSPVMIFIFSLNAPSALPLYWAAGGAFLIVQTLIGKKLYAPKAVEKEAKPAK, translated from the coding sequence TTGAAGAAATTAACGATATCATTACTTGTACTTATAACCGCCATCACACTCGGGGGATGTCAGAGCGCTACGACTGACGGGGCATTCTTCCATGATTATTTCGTCAATCCATTTGCCTACCTGATTCACGAAATCGGCACATTCCTAGGTGGAAACTTTGGACTTGCTCTTATCGTGATCACGATTCTTATTCGTTTGATTTTGCTTCCATTTATGCTGCGCACCTATAAAAATCAGCAGGAAATGAAAGTGAAGATGGACGTGATGAAGCCTGAAATGACGGCTATCCAAAAAAAGATCAAAGAAACGAAAAATAAGGAAGAGCAGCAGAAACTGCAGCAGGAAATGATGCAGCTATATCAAAAGCACGGTGTCAATCCACTGAACATGGGCTGCCTCCCTTTAATTATCCAGACACCGATCCTAATCGGTCTGTATTATGCCATTCGCTCTTCTACAGAAATTGCCGATCATTCATTTCTATGGTTCAATCTCGGAGAGCCGAATATCGCCATGGCCGTCATCGCCGGAATTGTCTACCTCATTCAGTCGAGGGTGACCCTGATCGGCATGACTCCTGAGCAGCAGAAGCAGATGAAGATCCTTGGTCTTCTCTCACCTGTCATGATCTTCATCTTCTCATTGAATGCACCATCGGCCCTTCCCCTCTACTGGGCTGCAGGAGGAGCCTTCCTGATCGTCCAGACGCTTATCGGGAAAAAGCTTTACGCACCAAAGGCCGTTGAGAAAGAAGCGAAACCTGCAAAATAA
- a CDS encoding GNAT family N-acetyltransferase → MSRVKRSIQADDLSEVISVFHDYEQTVYGNVQTSLKMIRDLVVKTEREDKVGLWVRGVLKGVSFLTHRDHRLPSLVLTVKDEGTEGYIEELIESLIESGKRWKSEGINEKSIVISANTPEERIAFEKAGFSIQRHWHQMSTELTETAVPVSPYLVRPFIPGNDERALYEAYEEIFADHYDHHPSTWEEFNQRFFIPEDSTDRWLLMIDKEKVIGFVLSRADGETKVGEITHLGMKREYRRMGLGLQLLRQSFDGLHRAGMTHAALLVDSDSPTHAALLYKKAGMTIQRTFTRYDLPL, encoded by the coding sequence ATGAGCAGAGTCAAACGGTCAATACAGGCAGATGATCTTTCTGAGGTGATCAGTGTATTCCATGATTATGAACAAACCGTATATGGAAACGTGCAAACAAGTTTGAAGATGATCAGGGACTTAGTAGTCAAAACGGAAAGAGAGGACAAAGTCGGGTTATGGGTCCGTGGTGTGCTGAAGGGGGTATCGTTTCTCACCCATCGGGATCATCGTCTCCCGTCATTGGTGTTGACCGTGAAAGATGAGGGTACAGAAGGCTATATTGAAGAGCTGATCGAATCTCTGATCGAATCGGGAAAGCGCTGGAAATCTGAGGGTATCAATGAGAAAAGCATCGTCATTTCTGCCAATACGCCTGAAGAGCGGATTGCTTTTGAAAAAGCGGGATTTTCCATTCAAAGACACTGGCATCAGATGAGCACTGAACTTACTGAAACAGCTGTACCAGTCAGTCCATACCTCGTCCGTCCATTTATTCCCGGAAACGACGAACGTGCTCTATATGAAGCCTATGAAGAGATATTTGCGGATCATTATGATCATCATCCTTCCACTTGGGAAGAATTCAATCAGCGGTTTTTTATCCCAGAGGACTCAACCGATCGGTGGCTTCTTATGATCGATAAGGAAAAAGTGATCGGATTTGTCCTTTCACGTGCCGATGGTGAAACGAAGGTAGGGGAAATAACCCATTTGGGCATGAAAAGAGAATACCGAAGAATGGGACTGGGACTCCAACTGTTGCGGCAGTCTTTTGACGGGTTACACCGTGCAGGCATGACCCATGCGGCCTTGTTGGTCGACAGTGACAGCCCGACCCATGCGGCACTCCTTTATAAAAAAGCGGGCATGACCATTCAGCGTACCTTCACGAGGTATGATTTGCCACTTTAA
- a CDS encoding D-alanyl-D-alanine carboxypeptidase family protein, whose product MMKRIAAAALFFGLCSATTASAEEAPAKKPTNVYSETAVVLDTNTDSLLYSKDAEKKMYPASITKIATAIYAIEHSALDEEVTISRKAASTDGSTVYLEEGEKMSMEQLLEGLLINSGNDAAVAIAEQVAGSEDEFVDKLNTFLKEKAGVEHTHFTNAHGLFDKNHYTTAKDMAEITRYAMQNDTFKKLFGIQSMDWSSESWDTTLYNAHKMVKGELPYPEVTGGKNGFVDESRHTLVTTAEKDDVSLVVVTMKAQSKPAIYDDTKKLLDYGLDRFTSEYIPKDTVFTFDGKRFRLPSDFHYTQPINGHISEKMSADGLLTLFNRDGDEITSTKLERIDASSNLQQDHALATNGPGTVHNSSTEKGYIMLPFYLYLIIMVIAGTTFMRRRNAQ is encoded by the coding sequence ATGATGAAACGAATCGCAGCAGCCGCTTTATTCTTCGGCTTATGTTCTGCAACAACAGCTTCTGCCGAAGAGGCACCCGCAAAAAAACCTACAAATGTCTACAGCGAAACCGCTGTAGTATTAGATACGAATACAGACAGCCTTCTTTATTCCAAAGATGCCGAGAAGAAAATGTACCCGGCAAGCATCACCAAAATCGCTACAGCCATTTATGCAATCGAGCATAGTGCCCTTGATGAAGAGGTGACCATCAGCCGAAAGGCAGCCAGCACCGATGGATCGACCGTATACCTCGAAGAAGGGGAAAAGATGAGCATGGAACAGCTTCTCGAAGGCCTGCTTATCAATTCAGGGAATGATGCCGCAGTGGCCATTGCAGAGCAGGTAGCTGGATCTGAGGATGAATTTGTGGATAAACTGAATACGTTCTTGAAAGAAAAGGCAGGAGTGGAACATACCCACTTTACAAACGCCCATGGATTATTCGATAAAAATCACTATACGACGGCCAAAGATATGGCGGAAATCACACGGTACGCCATGCAAAACGATACATTCAAAAAGCTCTTTGGCATCCAATCCATGGATTGGTCATCAGAAAGCTGGGATACCACCTTGTACAATGCCCATAAAATGGTGAAGGGGGAGCTTCCTTACCCTGAGGTGACCGGTGGGAAGAACGGATTTGTTGATGAATCCAGGCATACGCTCGTAACAACGGCTGAAAAAGATGACGTTTCTCTTGTCGTCGTGACGATGAAGGCTCAATCTAAACCGGCCATATACGATGATACGAAGAAGCTTCTCGATTACGGACTGGATAGATTCACTTCGGAGTACATCCCGAAGGATACCGTGTTCACATTCGATGGGAAGCGTTTCAGGCTTCCGAGTGACTTTCATTATACCCAACCAATCAATGGCCATATCAGCGAGAAAATGAGCGCGGACGGGCTTCTGACATTGTTTAACAGAGACGGGGACGAAATCACATCCACTAAATTGGAACGGATTGACGCCTCCTCAAATCTTCAACAGGATCATGCCCTTGCAACCAATGGGCCGGGAACCGTTCACAATAGTTCCACTGAAAAAGGATATATCATGCTGCCATTTTATCTTTATCTCATCATCATGGTCATTGCAGGTACAACCTTTATGAGGAGAAGAAATGCTCAATAG
- a CDS encoding DUF6501 family protein — protein sequence MIHHTWTENETGRKVKCLHTDAAKYTVENVLIPGKVYDLKNESEDYYFVIDESGKMGGFYKEYFEVL from the coding sequence ATGATCCATCATACATGGACCGAAAACGAAACAGGAAGAAAAGTGAAATGCCTACATACAGATGCAGCGAAATATACAGTGGAAAACGTATTGATTCCAGGGAAAGTATACGATTTGAAAAATGAATCCGAAGATTACTACTTCGTCATCGACGAAAGTGGAAAAATGGGTGGATTTTATAAAGAGTACTTTGAAGTACTGTAA
- a CDS encoding toxic anion resistance protein → MEQRKEYSELDQLLSNPFDEGLSTQPQKANGLMERLPEEQQQKAKQLAEQIDYKDYEAILKYGTAAQSQLSNFSNSMLDHVQKRDIGPIGDVLGDLMKKLELMNPDELNSKQKGVFKRLFRKVSSSIQEVLSKYQKIGSQIDRISVRLEHSKKTLMDDNRLLETLYEKNKDYFHALNMYIAAAEFKRDEIQGTLLPTLRKKAEESGDELLYQEVNDTTQFLDRLEKRIHDLKLSRQMTIQSAPQIRLIQNTNQALAEKIQASVLTAIPLWKNQIAIALTLLNQQKAVTAQKQVSQTTNDLLLKNSEMLKVNSIETAKENERGIIDIETLKKTQENLITTIEETLAIQAEGRQKRQQAEQEMVTMEQELKQKLIEIRK, encoded by the coding sequence ATGGAACAACGTAAAGAATACTCGGAACTTGATCAGCTATTATCAAACCCCTTCGATGAGGGTCTCTCCACGCAGCCTCAGAAGGCCAACGGCCTCATGGAGCGCCTGCCAGAAGAGCAGCAGCAAAAGGCCAAGCAGCTCGCAGAACAAATCGATTACAAAGATTATGAGGCCATCCTGAAGTACGGGACGGCCGCCCAATCCCAGCTCTCCAATTTTTCGAACTCCATGCTTGATCACGTTCAAAAACGGGATATCGGACCGATCGGAGACGTGCTCGGGGACCTCATGAAGAAACTGGAGCTCATGAACCCCGATGAATTGAATTCAAAACAAAAAGGAGTCTTCAAACGGTTGTTCCGTAAAGTCTCATCATCCATTCAGGAAGTCCTTTCCAAGTATCAGAAGATCGGATCACAGATCGACAGGATCTCGGTCAGACTCGAGCATTCTAAAAAGACCCTGATGGACGACAATCGACTTCTTGAGACTCTGTATGAAAAAAATAAAGACTACTTCCACGCCCTCAATATGTATATTGCAGCGGCCGAATTTAAACGGGATGAGATTCAAGGGACCCTCCTTCCAACACTCAGGAAAAAGGCAGAAGAAAGCGGCGACGAGCTCTTATACCAGGAAGTCAATGACACCACCCAGTTTCTTGACCGATTGGAAAAGCGGATCCACGACCTTAAGCTGAGCCGGCAAATGACGATTCAATCCGCACCTCAGATCCGCCTTATCCAGAACACCAATCAGGCACTTGCTGAGAAAATCCAGGCATCGGTCCTCACGGCCATCCCGCTATGGAAGAATCAGATTGCCATCGCACTTACCCTACTGAATCAGCAAAAAGCCGTCACAGCTCAGAAGCAGGTATCACAGACGACCAATGATCTCCTTCTGAAAAACTCCGAGATGTTGAAAGTCAACAGCATCGAAACAGCAAAAGAAAATGAGCGTGGCATCATCGATATCGAGACGTTGAAGAAAACGCAGGAAAATCTTATCACTACAATCGAAGAGACCTTGGCCATACAGGCAGAGGGGCGACAAAAGCGCCAGCAGGCCGAACAGGAAATGGTGACGATGGAGCAGGAACTTAAGCAAAAACTCATCGAAATCAGAAAATAA
- a CDS encoding vWA domain-containing protein, whose translation MHRFIQFNDERIDSFLFMEMADLAKTLSKNAEMSLKYGPFSYLDPKNEVVYVSHFWDHRDKRDETYGLKSDVYLRTIGNLEHTEMKTVERYLRAIDRSPVKRFAKQLFVIGEEVRLEEICKSDRPGTKASFSVRRRIYRQYFDAQLKVNLTKSVFTDALFNQLFLLLHAQSPLEEAAAISDEIDLMMPFLERQLALLYETKSTSDVVKVCLEMVEVCEDVLKKDMLNEYFHLPEDVYDDEADQTFDDLKRRDPLANDDVLEEESTGEEEIMEEEFRTWHRESEEKGESFLQFDLDQGSSSDLMGEGVREGEDGDQAMAMVQGTSKQTDREIYETPKAVDQEHEERGMGDHPYGKENRYAEAVFLAPDVPSSEDKAAYGVNKAAVFTYKKKLQKMIEKTLEHKRIQPRTDLHFGRLNKKLLRLLTDDVPRLFYKKHDPSAELDAVFSLLVDCSGSMFDKMEETKLGITLFHESLKGVRVPHEVVGFWEDTNTATSHSQPNYLKPVLEFQSSLKSSSGPEIMQLHPEEDNRDGFAIRLMTDRILQRGEKQKFLLVFSDGEPAAMDYEQNGIVDTHEAVLDARKKGIEVINVFLANGEIDEGQRKTIQNIYGNYSILVSDVSELPDVLFPLLRKLLISSI comes from the coding sequence ATGCATCGATTTATACAATTCAATGATGAGCGCATCGATTCCTTTCTGTTCATGGAGATGGCCGACCTGGCGAAAACCCTCTCAAAGAATGCTGAAATGTCCTTGAAATATGGTCCGTTTTCCTATCTCGATCCGAAAAATGAAGTCGTCTATGTCAGTCATTTCTGGGATCACCGGGATAAAAGGGACGAGACATATGGATTGAAAAGTGATGTGTATCTTCGAACGATCGGGAATCTTGAACACACAGAAATGAAAACGGTGGAACGATATCTACGAGCAATCGACCGGTCACCTGTGAAGCGTTTTGCCAAACAGCTCTTTGTGATCGGGGAAGAAGTAAGACTCGAGGAAATCTGCAAATCGGATCGACCTGGTACGAAGGCATCATTCAGTGTGAGGAGAAGGATCTATCGGCAATATTTTGATGCGCAGCTAAAAGTGAATTTGACGAAAAGCGTATTTACAGATGCTTTATTCAACCAACTGTTTTTGCTCCTTCATGCACAATCACCCCTGGAGGAAGCGGCGGCTATTTCGGATGAGATTGATCTCATGATGCCCTTCCTAGAGCGGCAGCTAGCCCTTTTATACGAAACGAAATCCACCTCCGACGTTGTAAAGGTATGCTTGGAGATGGTGGAGGTATGTGAAGACGTATTGAAGAAGGACATGCTGAATGAATACTTTCATCTCCCGGAAGATGTATATGATGATGAGGCGGACCAGACGTTTGATGATCTGAAACGCCGGGATCCCCTTGCGAACGATGATGTTCTTGAGGAGGAGAGTACAGGGGAAGAGGAGATCATGGAAGAGGAGTTCCGCACCTGGCATCGGGAGTCCGAAGAGAAAGGGGAATCATTCCTGCAATTCGATTTGGATCAGGGAAGTTCCTCCGATCTCATGGGAGAAGGTGTCCGGGAAGGAGAAGACGGTGACCAGGCCATGGCCATGGTACAGGGAACATCCAAACAAACCGACCGTGAGATCTACGAGACTCCTAAAGCGGTCGATCAAGAGCATGAAGAGCGTGGCATGGGAGATCACCCGTATGGAAAGGAAAATCGTTATGCAGAAGCGGTCTTTCTTGCTCCAGATGTACCATCTTCAGAAGACAAGGCAGCCTACGGTGTGAATAAGGCGGCAGTATTCACCTACAAGAAAAAGCTCCAGAAGATGATCGAAAAGACCCTTGAGCATAAAAGGATCCAGCCAAGAACTGATCTCCACTTCGGCAGGTTGAATAAAAAACTACTGAGACTTCTTACAGATGATGTGCCCAGATTGTTCTACAAAAAACATGATCCTTCCGCAGAGCTGGACGCCGTATTCTCCCTGTTGGTGGATTGTTCGGGATCTATGTTTGATAAAATGGAGGAGACAAAGCTTGGAATCACATTATTCCACGAATCCTTGAAAGGGGTCAGGGTACCTCACGAAGTGGTAGGGTTCTGGGAAGATACCAATACCGCTACTTCCCATTCTCAGCCCAACTATCTTAAACCGGTCCTGGAATTCCAGTCATCCCTGAAGTCGTCCAGTGGTCCGGAAATCATGCAGCTTCATCCTGAAGAGGACAATAGGGACGGATTCGCCATCAGATTGATGACAGATCGCATCCTTCAAAGAGGAGAGAAGCAAAAGTTCCTTTTGGTCTTCTCGGACGGAGAGCCGGCTGCCATGGATTACGAGCAAAATGGCATTGTCGATACCCATGAGGCCGTTCTTGATGCGCGCAAAAAAGGAATCGAAGTCATCAATGTATTCCTTGCCAACGGAGAGATTGACGAAGGTCAACGGAAAACGATTCAGAACATATATGGGAACTACAGTATCCTGGTGTCGGATGTATCAGAGCTTCCTGATGTGCTTTTCCCACTTTTGAGGAAGCTGTTGATCAGTAGCATTTAA
- a CDS encoding AMP-binding protein: protein MYVAVLTKTIGTLLEEKAALFPDRDAVVYADRGLRWTYSRFDDLCRQAAKGFMKLGINKGDHMAIWATNTPEWLISQFSTGKMGAVLVTVNTNYQREELKYLLEQSDSGSIILMEGYRTTSYIDMLYDICPELKDAIPGQLESAALPKLKNVIVLGDQRYPGTYAWDDIMKLGEEEVDEELNARMAECQPDDVINMQYTSGTTGFPKGVMLTHSNIVNNGYNIARCMDLTEMDRLCIPVPFFHCFGCVLGTMACVSVGAAMVPVQEFSPAEVLRTVESERCTGLHGVPTMFIAELNLPEFHEYDLSTLRTGIMAGSNCPVEVMKGVMERMGAEEITIAYGQTESSPVITQTRTDDPLNVKVETVGRALPDVEVKVIDPATGKSLGPGQQGELCTRGYHVMKGYYKNEQATSLAIDEEGWLHTGDLAVMDKEGYCRITGRLKDMIIRGGENIYPREIEEFLYSHPKVLDVQVTGVPDETFGEEVIAWVILKPGLVCTSEEIRDFCKGKISRFKVPKFIEFIDSYPMTASGKIQKFRLREMGEKAISHTNKM from the coding sequence TTGTATGTGGCGGTTTTAACAAAAACAATCGGGACGCTTCTTGAAGAAAAAGCGGCGCTTTTCCCCGATCGGGATGCGGTGGTGTATGCAGATCGAGGGTTGAGATGGACGTACTCCCGCTTTGATGATCTTTGCCGTCAAGCAGCAAAAGGATTCATGAAGCTTGGCATCAACAAAGGAGATCATATGGCCATCTGGGCGACAAACACTCCTGAGTGGCTCATCAGCCAGTTTTCTACAGGGAAAATGGGGGCAGTCCTAGTCACGGTGAACACCAATTATCAGAGGGAAGAATTGAAGTACCTGCTTGAGCAATCGGATAGCGGTTCCATCATATTGATGGAAGGTTACCGAACAACTTCTTATATTGACATGCTCTATGATATCTGTCCGGAGCTTAAGGACGCGATCCCAGGTCAGCTGGAAAGCGCAGCTCTCCCAAAATTGAAGAATGTCATCGTCCTCGGCGATCAGCGTTATCCAGGAACGTATGCCTGGGACGATATCATGAAGCTCGGCGAAGAGGAGGTTGACGAAGAACTGAACGCACGGATGGCCGAGTGCCAACCTGATGATGTGATCAATATGCAATATACATCTGGTACCACGGGATTTCCCAAAGGAGTCATGCTTACGCACTCCAACATTGTGAATAATGGATATAATATCGCAAGGTGCATGGATCTGACTGAAATGGATCGCCTATGTATTCCGGTTCCGTTTTTTCACTGCTTCGGTTGTGTACTTGGAACGATGGCATGTGTTTCCGTAGGGGCAGCCATGGTACCCGTTCAGGAATTCAGTCCGGCAGAAGTCCTCCGCACCGTTGAATCTGAACGTTGTACAGGGCTACACGGGGTTCCGACGATGTTCATCGCTGAATTGAATCTCCCTGAATTCCACGAATATGATCTTTCAACTCTCAGGACCGGTATCATGGCAGGAAGCAATTGTCCCGTGGAAGTGATGAAAGGGGTCATGGAGCGAATGGGTGCTGAAGAAATCACTATCGCTTATGGTCAGACGGAATCTTCCCCGGTCATCACACAGACCCGGACAGATGATCCTTTGAATGTGAAGGTGGAAACGGTCGGGCGGGCCCTACCCGATGTCGAAGTGAAAGTCATCGATCCTGCTACAGGAAAATCACTGGGTCCGGGTCAACAGGGTGAACTGTGCACTCGGGGGTATCATGTCATGAAGGGATATTACAAAAATGAACAGGCGACCTCCCTGGCCATAGATGAGGAAGGGTGGCTCCATACGGGAGATCTGGCCGTCATGGATAAAGAGGGGTATTGCAGGATCACGGGAAGGCTCAAAGATATGATCATCAGGGGCGGTGAGAATATTTATCCAAGGGAAATCGAAGAATTTTTATATTCCCATCCGAAGGTGTTGGACGTACAGGTCACCGGGGTTCCGGATGAAACATTTGGAGAAGAAGTGATTGCATGGGTGATCCTCAAGCCTGGTCTAGTGTGCACATCAGAGGAAATCCGCGATTTTTGCAAAGGGAAGATTTCTCGGTTCAAAGTGCCAAAATTCATAGAGTTCATTGATTCGTATCCCATGACAGCGTCAGGGAAGATTCAGAAATTCCGTTTACGGGAAATGGGTGAAAAGGCGATTTCCCATACCAACAAAATGTAA
- a CDS encoding ATP-binding protein, protein MTTVNVTQLPDEIFRLIEERKEAYHHEKDQSLVREGGYTSSEDFIIEDCLISLTLGKNLLLKGPTGSGKTKLSDTLSSMLSQPMHSINCSVDLDAEALLGYKTIAEKDGKSVIEFIEGPVIQAMKKGHLLYIDEINMAKPETLPILNGVLDYRRSITNPFTGEVIKAEPSFGVIAAINEGYVGTVPMNEALKNRFVVVDVPYIEGDTLKAVIAAQSSLTDPKVVDRFVQLASDLMVQVRNGQVSEEAASIRALLDACDLAVHLPAKRAIRRGIIDKLEDEREKAAIENIADTLFE, encoded by the coding sequence ATGACAACAGTGAACGTAACACAACTACCAGATGAAATTTTCCGCTTGATCGAAGAACGGAAGGAAGCCTACCATCATGAAAAGGACCAATCATTGGTCAGGGAAGGAGGTTATACCTCAAGTGAGGATTTTATTATTGAGGACTGCCTGATCTCACTGACACTGGGAAAGAACCTTCTATTGAAGGGGCCGACCGGATCGGGGAAGACAAAGCTCTCCGATACGCTATCTTCCATGCTCTCCCAACCAATGCACAGCATCAACTGCTCCGTTGACCTTGACGCAGAGGCTCTCCTTGGCTACAAGACAATTGCAGAGAAGGACGGCAAGAGCGTAATTGAATTCATTGAAGGCCCAGTCATCCAGGCGATGAAAAAAGGGCACCTCCTCTATATAGATGAGATCAACATGGCTAAGCCCGAGACACTTCCAATCCTTAACGGAGTCCTCGATTACAGGAGAAGCATAACAAATCCTTTCACAGGTGAAGTCATTAAAGCAGAACCAAGTTTCGGCGTCATTGCTGCCATCAATGAAGGGTATGTCGGGACCGTCCCGATGAATGAAGCCTTGAAAAACCGGTTTGTGGTGGTGGACGTGCCATACATTGAAGGAGATACATTAAAGGCGGTCATAGCTGCTCAAAGCTCCCTTACAGATCCTAAAGTGGTGGACCGGTTCGTCCAGCTCGCTTCAGACTTGATGGTGCAAGTGAGGAACGGACAGGTCTCAGAAGAAGCGGCTTCCATACGTGCCCTCCTTGACGCGTGTGACCTGGCGGTGCATCTGCCGGCAAAGCGGGCCATCCGACGGGGGATCATAGATAAATTGGAAGATGAAAGGGAAAAAGCGGCAATCGAAAACATTGCCGATACACTATTCGAATGA